From Peromyscus eremicus chromosome 3, PerEre_H2_v1, whole genome shotgun sequence, one genomic window encodes:
- the Cpa2 gene encoding carboxypeptidase A2 has product MRLILLLGALFGHVYCQDTFVGDQVLEIVPSNEEQIKTLVQLEAEEHLQLDFWKSPTIPGQIVHIRVPFVSIQAVKVFLESQGIAYSIMIEDVQVLLDQEREEMLLNQRKERSGNFNFGAYHTLEEIYQEMDNLVAEYPGLVSKVNIGSSFENRPMNVLKFSTGGDKPAIWLDAGIHAREWVTQATALWTANKLASDYGTDPSITSLLESLDIFLLPVTNPDGYVFSQTTNRMWRKTRSKLSGSFCVGVDANRNWDANFGGPGASSNPCSDSYHGPRPNSEVEVESIVDFIKSHGKIKAFITLHSYSQLLMFPYGYKCSKSDNFEELDEVAQKAAQSLTGLHGTSYKVGPICSVIYQASGGSIDWAYDFGIKYSFAFELRDTGFYGFLLPAKQILPTAEETWLGLKTIMEHVRDHPY; this is encoded by the exons ATGAGGTTGATCCTGTTATTGGGAGCCCTATTTGGGCATGTCTACTGTCAAGACACATTTGTGGG AGACCAAGTTCTTGAGATCGTCCCAAGTAATGAAGAGCAAATTAAAACTCTGGTGCAATTGGAGGCTGAGGAGCATCTTCAG CTTGATTTTTGGAAATCACCCACCATCCCAGGGCAGATAGTCCACATCCGGGTTCCTTTTGTCAGCATCCAGGCGGTCAAAGTTTTCCTGGAGTCCCAGGGGATTGCTTATTCCATCATGATTGAAGATGTTCAA GTCCTGTTGGATCAAGAGCGTGAAGAAATGCTACTCAATCAGCGAAAAGAGCGGAGTGGGAACTTCAACTTCGGGGCCTACCATACCTTGGAAGAG ATTTACCAAGAAATGGATAACCTCGTGGCTGAGTACCCTGGTCTAGTGAGCAAAGTGAATATCGGTTCATCTTTTGAAAATCGGCCCATGAATGTGCTCAAG TTCAGCACCGGAGGAGACAAGCCAGCCATCTGGCTAGACGCGGGCATCCACGCTCGAGAGTGGGTTACACAAGCTACCGCACTGTGGACAGCAAATAAG CTTGCTTCTGATTATGGAACCGATCCATCCATCACTTCCCTTCTGGAAAGCCTGGatatcttcctgctgcctgtcacAAACCCTGACGGATATGTGTTCTCCCAAACTACT AACCGTATGTGGCGAAAGACCCGGTCTAAACtgtctggaagcttctgtgttggTGTGGATGCTAATCGGAACTGGGATGCAAATTTCGGAG GACCTGGAGCCAGTAGCAACCCTTGCTCTGATTCATACCACGGACCCAGGCCCAACTCAGAAGTTGAAGTGGAATCCATAGTGGACTTCATCAAGAGTCATGGAAAAATCAAAGCCTTCATTACCCTCCACAGCTACTCCCAGCTGCTCATGTTCCCCTACGGCTATAAATGTAGCAAATCAGATAACTTCGAAGAGCTG GATGAAGTGGCCCAAAAGGCTGCCCAGTCTTTGACAGGACTTCATGGCACCAGTTACAAAGTGGGGCCGATCTGTTCCGTCATCT ACCAAGCCAGTGGCGGAAGCATCGACTGGGCCTATGATTTTGGCATCAAATACTCCTTTGCCTTTGAACTGAGGGACACAGGCTTCTATGGCTTCCTCCTGCCAGCCAAGCAGATCTTGCCCACAGCAGAAGAGACCTGGCTTGGCCTGAAGACCATCATGGAGCATGTACGAGACCACCCCTATTAG